Proteins found in one Streptomyces sp. NBC_00461 genomic segment:
- the pglX gene encoding BREX-2 system adenine-specific DNA-methyltransferase PglX, which produces MIDRKALLNDLKQQVKAVEADLGKQVKALDDVGARLRAEYDQARKLGRTAATWNSWLDERITQVAVAWVLGTVFVRFCEDNRLIPEPYLTGADGDRRELAEARYDAYVETEEDPTYRGWLQKAFEELGAGQAGRLLFDKRHNPLYQIPLSHDGARELVEFWRQRDEAGVLVHDFTDPLNQDGTKGWDTRFLGDLYQDLSEAARKTYALLQTPEFVEEFILDRTMNPAVREFGHEGLKMIDPTCGSGHFVLGAFRRLVRLWAEGQPGRDVHERVREALDSVHGVDINPFAVAIARFRLLVAAMAASGVRTLQEAAKYEWPMHLAVGDSLIKSRQLGLFDYLESQDANELATFTYITEDVHEHSGILQQGQYHVVVGNPPYITVKDKQLNALYKDLYNACAMQYALSVPFAQRFFELAKSGDVDGNGYGMVGQITANSFMKREFGTKLIEKYFAHEVELTEVIDTSGAYIPGHGTPTVILIGKRRAGSSRSTAIRTVRSVQGEPSAPENAEKGLVWNAIVEQIDRPGSTSQWVSVDDLDRMRHFARQPWILTDGGLELNAQIESAQAAKLSSEAESIGFCAVTREDDAYMIGETAAQRLGVPSKNIRSFYGGASVRDWSVQDGIGTLFPYDDATQSAQIDDVTERLLWRNRVLLRRRKALSGTQEEQGLTWFEFSSFNHKRYWSPSLIAFSFVATHNQFTLRRDQSGFIRTAPVIKLREGASEEEHLRLLGLLNSSTAGFWLKQVSHDKGIRGEGGGFTSDDWERFFEFTGTKLQEFPLPTKHPTTLATTLDALAQQLTAASPAAVAVEAAPVAGALREAKVRWDSIRARMIALQEELDWQVYSLYNLHPEDLRVSEDPDDPNIPELALGERAFEIVLARCVAAGEASDEWFKRHNSTPITEIPAHWPTPYREIVQKRIDAIESNRAIGMVERPEYKRRWATEGWDALQERALRSWLLDRMENRDLWFDENSQPTILTLSRLADALSHDEDFVSVAKLYAPRKDLPKVVAELITDEHVPFLAALRYKPSGLKKRADWEAVWDLQRKEDAAPDEQAKRKVRDSIPVPPKYTSADFLRPSCWRARGKLDLPKERFISFGQTNAATPELYGWAGWDHREQAQALATYFTNTALTAEEITPFLAGLLELQPWLYQWHNEFDMLYSGSPGDFFASYRQQKQAEHGLTDDDLRTWRPPAATRGRAKTG; this is translated from the coding sequence GTGATCGACCGCAAGGCTCTGTTGAACGATCTAAAACAGCAGGTCAAGGCGGTCGAGGCTGACCTGGGCAAGCAGGTGAAGGCGCTCGATGACGTGGGTGCGCGGTTGCGGGCCGAGTACGACCAGGCGCGCAAGCTCGGGCGTACGGCGGCAACGTGGAACTCGTGGCTCGATGAGCGGATCACGCAGGTCGCGGTGGCGTGGGTGCTGGGCACGGTCTTCGTCCGCTTCTGCGAGGACAACCGGCTGATTCCGGAGCCGTATCTGACGGGCGCGGACGGGGACCGGCGTGAGCTGGCGGAGGCGCGGTACGACGCGTATGTGGAGACGGAGGAGGACCCGACCTACCGCGGTTGGCTGCAGAAAGCGTTCGAGGAACTGGGTGCGGGCCAGGCGGGCCGGCTCCTGTTCGACAAACGGCACAACCCGCTGTATCAGATCCCGCTGTCGCATGACGGTGCGCGGGAGCTGGTGGAGTTCTGGCGGCAGCGGGACGAGGCGGGTGTGTTGGTCCACGACTTCACCGACCCGTTGAACCAGGACGGCACGAAGGGGTGGGACACGCGGTTCCTGGGTGACCTGTACCAGGACCTGAGCGAGGCCGCCCGGAAAACGTACGCGCTGCTCCAGACACCTGAGTTCGTGGAGGAGTTCATCCTCGACCGGACGATGAATCCGGCGGTGCGGGAGTTCGGCCACGAGGGTCTGAAGATGATCGACCCCACGTGCGGGTCCGGACACTTCGTGCTGGGCGCTTTCCGGCGGCTGGTCCGGCTGTGGGCGGAGGGGCAGCCGGGGAGGGATGTGCATGAGCGGGTACGGGAAGCGCTGGACTCGGTGCACGGCGTGGACATCAACCCGTTTGCGGTGGCCATCGCCCGATTCCGGCTGCTGGTTGCGGCTATGGCAGCGAGCGGGGTGCGGACCCTTCAAGAAGCAGCGAAGTACGAGTGGCCGATGCATCTTGCCGTTGGGGATTCGCTGATCAAGTCCCGGCAGTTGGGGCTGTTCGATTACCTAGAGAGCCAGGACGCGAATGAGTTGGCCACGTTCACCTACATCACGGAGGACGTTCATGAGCATTCCGGGATTCTTCAGCAGGGCCAGTACCACGTAGTAGTAGGCAATCCACCGTATATTACGGTGAAGGACAAGCAGCTTAATGCATTGTACAAGGATCTGTACAATGCCTGTGCCATGCAGTACGCGCTGTCGGTGCCGTTCGCTCAACGGTTCTTCGAATTGGCCAAGAGCGGTGACGTCGATGGCAATGGGTACGGCATGGTCGGTCAGATTACAGCGAACTCATTCATGAAACGAGAGTTCGGCACCAAACTTATCGAGAAATACTTCGCCCACGAGGTAGAGCTCACCGAGGTCATCGACACCTCTGGCGCCTACATCCCCGGGCACGGCACACCGACGGTCATCCTGATTGGCAAGCGTCGTGCCGGGAGCAGTCGGTCGACTGCGATCCGCACGGTTCGCAGTGTGCAAGGGGAGCCGTCGGCGCCGGAGAACGCCGAAAAGGGATTGGTCTGGAATGCCATCGTTGAACAGATCGACAGGCCCGGTTCAACCAGCCAATGGGTATCCGTGGACGATCTTGACCGAATGCGCCACTTCGCGCGGCAACCCTGGATCTTGACTGACGGCGGCCTAGAGCTGAACGCTCAAATTGAGAGCGCGCAAGCGGCTAAACTTTCATCCGAGGCAGAGAGCATTGGATTCTGTGCTGTAACCCGAGAAGATGATGCCTACATGATCGGGGAAACTGCTGCGCAGCGACTGGGTGTCCCGTCTAAAAATATTCGATCATTCTACGGTGGCGCGTCTGTCAGGGATTGGAGTGTTCAAGATGGCATCGGCACACTGTTTCCCTATGACGACGCGACGCAGTCTGCACAGATTGATGATGTCACTGAGCGGCTACTCTGGCGCAATCGAGTGCTTCTTCGGCGACGCAAAGCCCTTTCTGGCACACAAGAAGAGCAGGGCTTGACGTGGTTCGAGTTTTCTAGCTTCAACCATAAGCGTTATTGGTCCCCCTCCCTGATCGCCTTCTCCTTCGTTGCCACGCACAACCAGTTCACTTTGCGTCGTGACCAAAGCGGATTCATTCGAACCGCACCGGTGATCAAGTTGCGGGAGGGGGCGAGCGAGGAGGAACATCTTCGGCTGCTTGGGCTACTTAATAGTTCTACGGCTGGGTTTTGGCTGAAGCAGGTCAGCCACGACAAGGGGATCCGTGGAGAGGGTGGCGGCTTTACCAGCGACGACTGGGAGCGATTCTTTGAGTTCACTGGCACCAAGCTCCAGGAGTTCCCTCTCCCAACCAAGCACCCCACCACCCTCGCTACCACCCTTGATGCGCTTGCCCAGCAACTCACCGCCGCCAGCCCCGCAGCCGTGGCAGTCGAGGCCGCCCCGGTCGCCGGCGCTCTCCGCGAGGCTAAAGTCCGCTGGGACTCCATCCGTGCCCGAATGATTGCCCTGCAGGAAGAGCTGGACTGGCAGGTCTATTCCCTCTACAACCTCCATCCCGAAGACCTCCGCGTCTCCGAGGATCCCGACGACCCAAACATTCCCGAACTCGCCCTCGGCGAGCGGGCCTTCGAAATCGTCCTCGCCCGCTGCGTCGCCGCAGGCGAGGCCAGCGACGAGTGGTTCAAGCGGCACAACTCCACGCCCATCACGGAGATCCCCGCCCACTGGCCCACCCCCTACCGGGAGATCGTCCAGAAGCGGATCGACGCCATCGAGTCGAACCGTGCCATCGGCATGGTGGAGCGCCCCGAATACAAGCGCCGCTGGGCCACCGAGGGCTGGGACGCTCTCCAGGAGAGGGCCCTGCGGTCCTGGCTGCTCGACCGCATGGAGAACCGCGATCTCTGGTTCGACGAAAACAGTCAGCCGACCATCCTCACCCTCTCCCGCCTCGCCGACGCCCTCTCCCACGACGAGGACTTCGTCTCCGTGGCCAAGCTCTACGCGCCCCGCAAGGACCTCCCCAAGGTCGTCGCCGAGCTGATCACCGACGAGCACGTGCCCTTCCTCGCCGCCCTGCGCTACAAGCCCTCCGGGCTGAAGAAGCGCGCGGACTGGGAGGCGGTGTGGGACCTCCAGCGCAAGGAGGACGCCGCGCCCGACGAGCAGGCCAAGCGGAAGGTCCGGGACTCCATCCCCGTACCGCCGAAGTACACCTCCGCCGACTTCCTTCGCCCCTCCTGCTGGCGAGCACGCGGCAAACTCGACCTACCCAAGGAGCGGTTCATCTCCTTCGGGCAAACCAACGCCGCCACCCCCGAGCTGTACGGCTGGGCCGGCTGGGACCACCGCGAACAGGCACAGGCCCTGGCGACGTACTTCACCAACACCGCGCTGACCGCCGAGGAAATCACGCCCTTCCTCGCCGGCCTGCTGGAACTGCAGCCGTGGCTCTACCAGTGGCACAACGAGTTCGACATGCTCTACAGCGGCTCCCCGGGGGACTTCTTCGCCAGTTACCGCCAGCAGAAGCAGGCCGAGCACGGCCTCACCGATGACGATCTACGCACCTGGCGGCCACCTGCCGCCACCCGGGGCAGGGCCAAAACGGGATAG
- a CDS encoding effector-associated constant component EACC1 has product MLDELAVILSGSAVVPALVATLRAWLSAKNAHSVTLRVGDRKVLVDLEKPEEAELFLREFLDRAPDSEARRDG; this is encoded by the coding sequence ATGTTGGATGAGCTGGCGGTGATCTTGTCGGGCAGCGCCGTCGTGCCGGCCTTGGTCGCCACTTTGAGAGCATGGCTTAGCGCTAAGAACGCTCACTCGGTCACGCTTCGAGTGGGTGATCGTAAAGTGCTTGTCGATCTAGAAAAGCCCGAGGAAGCGGAGTTGTTTCTAAGGGAATTCTTGGATCGAGCTCCCGACAGCGAGGCCCGACGCGATGGCTGA
- a CDS encoding CopG family transcriptional regulator, which yields MSEPTGKYSITMPRDIAEAAKARSGPSGLSAYVAAAVARQIERDNLNELITVAEAEHGPITDEEIQALRDQLHQAREQQTQGGADAA from the coding sequence ATGAGCGAGCCTACCGGCAAGTACTCGATCACCATGCCGCGCGACATCGCCGAAGCCGCCAAGGCCCGCAGCGGGCCCTCCGGGCTGTCCGCTTACGTCGCCGCAGCCGTCGCCCGCCAGATCGAGCGGGACAACCTGAACGAACTCATCACGGTGGCGGAGGCCGAACACGGCCCCATCACCGACGAAGAGATTCAGGCTCTGCGCGACCAACTCCACCAAGCCCGAGAGCAGCAGACCCAAGGCGGGGCGGACGCCGCGTGA
- a CDS encoding DUF6602 domain-containing protein — protein MTTAKLGKILSSVAKRMRADFEQSKNFNHNGEAGTSREVLIQQFFSGYLPTHVEAVHNVEVIATNGDVSPQSDIVLIDRGTPPFTTLQGFRIIPNECVYGVVEVKTKLDRAQLLDSCGKISRMRRMPKTAYRPISGIIARSTKAYGETHNFFPTSGMIVAFDSLKLETIGAHLVDWCRTRNPIEWPDSVWVAGKGHLQWGDPRTGSLLRSPVAGASLIQIDAEPEQDILLALALHLNIHFSDAWMNPLDLVPYAGAAPFGRISNHWKI, from the coding sequence GTGACTACAGCAAAATTAGGAAAGATCCTCAGCTCTGTAGCGAAAAGGATGCGCGCCGACTTCGAGCAGTCAAAAAACTTCAATCATAACGGTGAGGCCGGGACCTCACGCGAGGTACTCATCCAACAGTTCTTTTCGGGATACCTGCCAACTCACGTTGAAGCAGTACACAACGTAGAGGTCATCGCAACGAATGGCGATGTATCACCACAGTCTGACATTGTTCTTATTGACCGCGGGACGCCGCCGTTTACTACCCTTCAAGGATTCCGCATCATCCCCAACGAATGCGTATACGGCGTTGTCGAGGTCAAGACTAAGCTGGATCGTGCGCAGCTTCTGGACTCCTGCGGCAAGATCAGCCGGATGCGCAGGATGCCCAAGACGGCATACCGACCGATTTCCGGGATCATCGCTCGCTCCACCAAGGCATACGGCGAGACACACAACTTCTTCCCGACATCAGGCATGATTGTGGCATTTGACAGTCTCAAGCTGGAAACAATCGGGGCTCACCTTGTGGACTGGTGTCGGACCCGCAACCCCATTGAGTGGCCGGACAGCGTGTGGGTCGCGGGTAAGGGGCATCTACAATGGGGCGACCCCCGCACGGGTTCACTCTTGAGGTCTCCGGTGGCGGGCGCTTCGCTAATCCAGATCGATGCCGAACCCGAGCAAGACATCCTGCTCGCGCTGGCGCTTCACCTCAACATTCACTTTTCTGACGCCTGGATGAATCCGCTCGACCTCGTCCCCTATGCAGGAGCTGCGCCGTTCGGGCGCATTTCCAACCATTGGAAAATTTAG
- a CDS encoding ATP-binding protein, giving the protein MWGLRDGDAPQGFHETHPSGGNLFETVAISVEQAATLLARQEGHFLDFKDKRIAPAKVARAVSAFSNADGGDLYIGVNELSTGFSWDGFADPEDANQLIHTLEDVSPFGTDIDAEFLYAEGLPGYVLHINARKSRVIRKTPDGKVYKRLSAQNAPVTSVDALTALRRQKGLESFESETLPIDIDVVTNSEAILEYLLSAVPVTEPETYLRKQHLLISGKPVVAAGLLFADEPQAFLPKRCGIKIYRYSSEEQSRDRLVGDPVTIEGPLYKQIYDAVDRTVELVAAAAFLDEDGLRSVKYPHEALHEIITNAVLHRDYSVTDDIHIRIFENRIEIQSPGRLPGHITIKNILDERLSRNPYLVRHLNRFPNPPNKDVGEGLNTAFESMKKLNLHPPIIEEKDNSVLVIVRHESLASPAQLVVEYLKVNDSIKNEQARKLTGVGSESKVKKIFESLIQADEIEHKPGTAGRGYAYQLKKKGDGSV; this is encoded by the coding sequence GTGTGGGGCCTGAGAGACGGCGATGCGCCGCAGGGTTTTCACGAGACGCACCCGAGCGGGGGGAACTTGTTCGAGACTGTTGCAATTTCTGTGGAGCAAGCCGCAACACTCCTGGCGCGACAGGAGGGGCACTTCCTTGACTTCAAGGATAAAAGAATCGCCCCCGCCAAGGTAGCAAGGGCTGTTTCCGCGTTCAGTAATGCGGACGGCGGCGATCTGTACATTGGGGTCAACGAGTTATCTACAGGTTTCTCCTGGGACGGTTTTGCGGACCCTGAGGATGCCAATCAATTGATTCACACACTTGAGGACGTATCTCCTTTCGGCACCGACATAGATGCCGAGTTCCTCTACGCGGAGGGGCTTCCGGGTTACGTTCTACACATCAACGCGCGCAAGTCGCGAGTGATTCGCAAGACGCCCGACGGGAAAGTCTACAAACGCCTCAGCGCTCAAAACGCTCCGGTAACTTCTGTCGATGCCCTAACTGCGCTGCGCAGACAGAAGGGACTTGAGTCCTTCGAGTCTGAAACTCTTCCAATCGACATCGACGTTGTAACCAATTCGGAAGCAATCCTTGAATACCTCCTGAGTGCGGTGCCCGTCACAGAACCGGAGACGTACCTCAGGAAGCAGCACCTGCTTATCTCGGGGAAACCAGTGGTAGCGGCGGGGCTTCTCTTCGCCGATGAACCGCAAGCCTTCCTGCCCAAGCGATGTGGCATCAAGATCTATCGATATAGCAGCGAGGAGCAGTCGCGCGATCGCCTTGTAGGAGATCCGGTGACCATCGAGGGTCCGCTCTACAAGCAGATCTACGATGCCGTAGATCGAACGGTGGAGCTAGTCGCAGCTGCCGCCTTCCTCGATGAAGACGGCCTGCGCAGTGTGAAGTACCCGCATGAGGCGCTGCATGAAATCATCACAAACGCCGTCCTGCATCGAGATTACTCCGTTACGGATGACATTCATATTCGAATCTTCGAGAATCGAATCGAGATTCAGAGCCCAGGTCGACTCCCTGGTCATATCACGATCAAAAACATCCTCGACGAACGGCTTAGTCGCAATCCATACCTTGTGCGCCACCTCAACCGATTCCCCAACCCGCCCAATAAGGATGTTGGTGAAGGCCTTAATACTGCCTTCGAGTCGATGAAGAAGTTGAATCTACACCCTCCGATTATCGAAGAAAAAGACAATTCGGTACTCGTTATCGTACGCCACGAAAGCCTGGCTTCACCGGCCCAGCTGGTGGTTGAATATCTCAAGGTCAACGACTCCATCAAGAATGAGCAGGCTCGGAAGCTGACGGGTGTTGGCAGTGAGAGCAAGGTGAAGAAAATCTTTGAAAGCCTGATCCAGGCGGATGAAATTGAGCACAAGCCAGGTACCGCTGGCCGTGGGTACGCTTATCAGCTCAAGAAGAAGGGGGATGGCTCGGTCTAA
- a CDS encoding aminoglycoside phosphotransferase family protein yields the protein MISGSSGEPDGGAEFTAEGLEPLLREACATAELDSRGAELLRLGSNAVYRLASLPVIVRIARDRSMLAEMERAVNVTRWLETQDFPAMRVPAEVAQPLVVGGRVVTFWESVQEHEQYGTVGELADLLRRLHWLEEPESLKLPYFDPLAKVAASLGGLEGISGEDQTFLEERAASLGKDYDRLDFVLPFGMIHGDASIGNILRHRDGHAVLIDLDGFALAPREWDLVQTSMFYERYGWHTQAEYAEFVHRYGFDLMNWPGYETLADLRELMMVAWLGHQVTRNDRAAAEFARRVRSLRTGEGRDEWGPF from the coding sequence ATGATCTCGGGCAGCAGCGGGGAACCGGACGGCGGCGCGGAGTTCACGGCGGAGGGCCTGGAGCCGCTCCTTCGAGAGGCGTGCGCGACGGCCGAACTCGACTCCCGCGGGGCCGAGTTGCTGCGCCTCGGCTCGAACGCGGTCTACCGCCTGGCGTCGTTACCGGTGATCGTCCGCATCGCGCGCGATCGCTCGATGCTGGCGGAGATGGAACGGGCTGTGAACGTGACCCGGTGGCTTGAGACACAGGACTTCCCGGCCATGCGTGTGCCGGCGGAGGTCGCCCAACCGCTCGTCGTCGGCGGCCGGGTGGTCACCTTCTGGGAGAGCGTGCAGGAGCACGAGCAGTATGGGACGGTCGGCGAACTCGCCGATCTTCTTCGTCGCTTGCACTGGCTCGAAGAACCTGAGTCTTTGAAGCTGCCGTACTTCGACCCACTGGCCAAGGTGGCGGCATCCTTGGGGGGCCTGGAGGGCATCTCAGGGGAGGACCAGACCTTCCTGGAGGAGCGAGCGGCGAGCCTCGGCAAAGACTACGACCGGCTGGACTTCGTCCTCCCCTTCGGCATGATCCACGGGGATGCCAGCATCGGGAACATCCTCCGCCACCGGGACGGGCACGCCGTGCTCATCGACTTGGACGGTTTCGCTCTCGCGCCACGTGAGTGGGACCTGGTCCAGACGTCGATGTTCTACGAACGGTACGGCTGGCACACGCAGGCCGAGTACGCGGAGTTCGTGCACCGGTACGGCTTTGACCTGATGAACTGGCCCGGGTACGAAACCCTTGCGGACCTGCGTGAGCTGATGATGGTTGCCTGGCTCGGTCACCAGGTCACGAGGAACGACCGGGCTGCCGCCGAGTTTGCCCGGCGGGTCCGGTCACTTCGCACGGGGGAGGGCCGGGACGAATGGGGTCCGTTCTGA
- a CDS encoding type II toxin-antitoxin system VapC family toxin: MTPSPASPGGTLVLDSEGLAKAVLRDRTVTGWLALARADDLRVITSAATLVEVIHPRINRPALEWTLSRLVIEPVTEPIARHAAALLADVGLHGHKYAIDAMLSATALAAPGPVTVLTSDPEDLAALCRERVTVIKI, encoded by the coding sequence GTGACCCCCTCCCCCGCCTCCCCCGGCGGCACCCTGGTTCTCGACAGCGAAGGGCTGGCCAAGGCCGTCCTGCGCGACCGTACCGTCACCGGCTGGCTCGCCCTCGCCCGCGCCGACGACCTGCGGGTGATCACTTCCGCAGCCACCCTCGTGGAAGTGATTCACCCACGGATCAATCGCCCAGCGCTGGAATGGACCCTGTCCCGCCTCGTCATCGAACCGGTCACCGAGCCCATCGCTCGTCACGCCGCCGCCCTCCTCGCCGACGTCGGCCTGCACGGCCACAAGTACGCCATCGACGCCATGCTCAGCGCCACGGCGCTGGCCGCCCCCGGACCCGTCACCGTTCTCACCTCTGACCCCGAGGACCTCGCCGCGCTCTGCCGAGAGCGCGTCACCGTCATCAAGATCTGA
- a CDS encoding bifunctional DNA primase/polymerase, whose protein sequence is MQRMTRRGVEWLSAAADNPAECRQVWADDPRMPCLLSTGRFFDVVSVEQRLGTEMFDRLLRSGMPFGPTVVDRKAQRVGFFLGSESRETFTYYLERETSSTPPYRYLGRGCAVVVPGPIPLSDDRYQWLRAPTRRPEANPLRPVALATALVASVELLARIDRFDEQYPTPYAAVAALPEETNTDAG, encoded by the coding sequence GTGCAGAGGATGACCAGGAGGGGCGTGGAGTGGCTGTCCGCAGCAGCGGACAACCCTGCGGAATGCCGACAAGTATGGGCGGACGATCCGCGGATGCCGTGCCTGCTGTCGACCGGCCGCTTCTTCGACGTGGTGAGCGTCGAACAGCGCCTCGGGACGGAGATGTTCGACCGCCTCCTACGAAGTGGGATGCCGTTCGGACCGACGGTCGTCGACCGCAAGGCGCAGCGCGTGGGGTTCTTCCTCGGCTCGGAGAGCCGCGAGACCTTCACGTACTACCTGGAACGCGAAACGTCATCGACACCGCCGTACCGGTACCTCGGCCGCGGCTGCGCCGTTGTTGTCCCCGGCCCCATCCCACTGTCCGATGACCGCTATCAGTGGCTTCGCGCCCCCACACGCCGGCCGGAGGCCAATCCGCTGCGCCCCGTCGCCCTCGCAACCGCGCTGGTTGCCTCCGTGGAACTCCTGGCGCGCATCGACCGCTTCGACGAGCAGTACCCGACGCCCTACGCGGCCGTCGCTGCCCTCCCCGAGGAGACGAACACGGATGCCGGATGA
- a CDS encoding DNA/RNA helicase domain-containing protein yields MATALSDLGLGQVYVFVEYRVHPSMNPIDVVLAGGHPDGGLSFAAIELKQWSGVERPDPSKAKDGLCAQCRKAITGSLCDDCAVERVFAPFYGRHKKHPAIQVKDNLDALRRHHSMFDDRYVHLVGAAYLHNLKDSQSQWISRVRPAAGIPTFTARQPADLRKFLKSHFSPTSDATAAQELLARRRSTSLLTSEVGAIVNGYTKFSLLEKQREAVDGIMAAVRTPSPGAKKVYVVSGRAGTGKSLVALTVLGQALNEGANARFVSGGVASRENFKRGVRGKGKAFTTLNQAADRLGPNELDLLLCDEAHRLTERPMTGSFSMRPGESSVSVIVSRAKVPVFFIDGDQRLFAEEIWSEKELIEAIHELRAEIVPIHLDRALRAVGSSTYDTWVQRLILGDPLPWNPDAGADREPFELYYTDSAAQMEKFLQSKLDAGLSARMSAGMCWKWTDDTGTAPDVAPEEGWARPWNAGDNHRTPGVPKRRFWATDPGGFGQIGCVHTAQGLEYEWGGVIMGPDLTWTSDSWALNRQHVHSKASRVRSDDELAERVRNAYGVLMTRSIRGTVLYSVDPASRQLFADLGVPKI; encoded by the coding sequence TTGGCCACTGCACTGTCCGATCTCGGACTCGGGCAGGTGTACGTCTTCGTGGAGTACCGCGTCCATCCGAGCATGAACCCGATCGACGTGGTGCTCGCCGGCGGTCATCCGGACGGTGGGCTCAGCTTTGCCGCGATCGAACTGAAGCAGTGGAGCGGGGTCGAACGTCCCGACCCGTCCAAGGCGAAGGACGGGCTATGCGCCCAATGCAGGAAAGCCATCACGGGATCGCTGTGCGACGACTGTGCCGTAGAGCGCGTCTTTGCACCCTTCTACGGACGTCACAAGAAACACCCTGCCATACAGGTCAAGGACAACCTGGACGCACTCAGGCGCCATCACAGCATGTTCGACGACCGATACGTACACCTTGTCGGGGCCGCATACCTGCACAACCTCAAGGACTCACAGTCCCAGTGGATCAGTAGAGTCCGGCCTGCTGCAGGCATTCCGACGTTCACCGCCCGCCAGCCGGCAGACCTTCGCAAGTTCCTGAAGAGCCACTTCAGTCCTACGTCGGACGCAACAGCAGCGCAGGAGCTCCTGGCCAGGCGCCGCTCGACTTCGCTGCTGACGTCCGAAGTCGGGGCGATCGTCAACGGCTACACGAAGTTCAGCTTGCTGGAGAAGCAGCGCGAAGCTGTGGACGGCATCATGGCCGCGGTCCGGACCCCGTCACCCGGCGCGAAGAAGGTGTACGTCGTCAGCGGCCGAGCAGGCACCGGGAAGTCGCTTGTGGCACTGACTGTGCTGGGCCAGGCCCTCAACGAGGGGGCCAACGCCCGCTTCGTGTCAGGGGGCGTGGCCTCCCGGGAGAACTTCAAACGCGGCGTCCGGGGCAAGGGCAAGGCCTTTACGACCTTGAACCAGGCCGCGGACAGGCTGGGCCCCAACGAGCTCGACCTGTTGCTGTGCGATGAAGCGCACCGGCTTACCGAACGCCCGATGACGGGCTCGTTCTCCATGCGGCCCGGGGAATCCTCCGTGTCCGTGATCGTGAGCCGGGCCAAGGTTCCCGTCTTCTTCATCGACGGCGACCAGCGGCTGTTCGCGGAGGAGATCTGGTCCGAGAAAGAACTCATCGAGGCCATCCATGAGTTGAGGGCAGAGATCGTGCCGATCCATCTCGATCGCGCCCTGCGCGCGGTCGGGAGTTCCACCTACGACACATGGGTTCAGCGTCTCATCCTCGGCGACCCTCTGCCGTGGAATCCCGATGCAGGAGCGGATCGGGAACCGTTCGAGCTGTACTACACCGACAGCGCTGCTCAGATGGAAAAGTTCCTGCAGTCAAAGCTGGATGCGGGGTTGAGTGCCCGGATGTCTGCGGGGATGTGCTGGAAGTGGACCGATGACACGGGCACCGCACCGGATGTCGCGCCGGAGGAGGGCTGGGCAAGGCCATGGAATGCCGGCGACAACCACAGGACGCCCGGTGTGCCCAAGCGCCGGTTCTGGGCCACGGATCCGGGGGGCTTCGGACAGATCGGCTGTGTCCACACGGCACAAGGCCTCGAGTACGAGTGGGGCGGCGTCATCATGGGACCCGATCTCACCTGGACTTCAGACTCCTGGGCTTTGAACCGCCAGCATGTGCACAGCAAGGCCAGCCGGGTCCGCTCCGACGACGAGTTGGCGGAGCGGGTGCGCAACGCGTACGGGGTTCTCATGACCCGCTCCATTCGCGGCACCGTGCTGTACTCAGTAGATCCGGCCTCCCGCCAGCTCTTCGCTGATTTGGGCGTTCCCAAGATCTGA